A single genomic interval of Zobellia nedashkovskayae harbors:
- a CDS encoding type I restriction-modification system subunit M, with product MTNLQLKQLEDKLWDSANAMRAHGGLKASDYAVPVLGLIFLKFAENKYSQHEPDILNEYQKDKGTRMERTIQEIALAKCGFYLPDNARYDYLLKLAGNKRAEALRDAMKGIEKYQDAKFQDVLPAEAYFDIEKKKDDILPELLKSFSDIPKDASGDIFGKIYEYFLGKFAMSEGQKGGEFFTPTSVVRFIVEVIEPYKGKIYDPACGSGGMFVQSADFIAHEGHDLNDIYVYGQEYMGETVRLAKMNLLVHNLRGEITEANSYDSDPYDGLGKFDFVMANPPFNVKSVKESTVKNDERFYKYGLPKNKGKKDDKISDANYLWISLFATSLNKNGRAGFVMPNSASDARNSEYDIRKNIVDSGIVDCMVSMPTNMFLTVTLPATLWFFDKQKVNTDRKDQILFLDARNVYNQIDRAHREWTTENQQNLAAIVRLYRGETKRYLELIDKYIKEADQAKNNIALAKEALVLQIEKVVDSLKQHIEETKDSKRTPAKVKALKKADFFNLVENFARSEFKENERVLNNLSYPIEKTPLDNEAQLEVAEHLKWNVAQNKRESDALKLDVNTLLELYKIADKNLKLSSDKIWSKYDLVKADKNLEESYQLYLEATEEASYWVTNINWLQTHFPKAKYEDVVGLCKMANKTEYVEEQDYSLNAGRYVGVEIQDDSITEEEFHKLLIERRSRFENLTKNTLKIEESILSKLKQIINE from the coding sequence ATGACAAACCTACAACTAAAACAACTAGAAGATAAACTCTGGGACTCTGCAAATGCTATGCGTGCACATGGAGGACTAAAAGCTTCAGATTATGCTGTACCAGTATTAGGATTAATCTTCTTGAAGTTTGCCGAGAATAAATACAGCCAACACGAGCCTGATATTCTAAATGAATATCAAAAGGATAAAGGCACTAGAATGGAACGTACCATTCAAGAAATTGCTTTAGCTAAATGTGGATTTTATTTACCAGATAATGCGAGGTATGATTATCTGTTAAAGTTAGCAGGCAACAAACGAGCAGAAGCTTTGCGAGATGCTATGAAAGGCATCGAAAAGTACCAAGATGCTAAATTTCAAGATGTATTGCCTGCGGAGGCTTATTTTGATATTGAAAAGAAGAAGGATGATATTCTACCGGAACTATTAAAATCATTCTCAGACATTCCTAAAGATGCTTCTGGCGATATATTTGGTAAGATATATGAATACTTCTTGGGCAAGTTTGCCATGAGCGAAGGACAAAAAGGAGGTGAGTTCTTTACACCAACTTCGGTGGTCCGTTTTATTGTAGAAGTTATAGAACCTTATAAAGGTAAAATCTACGATCCTGCTTGTGGTTCTGGAGGTATGTTTGTGCAATCTGCCGATTTTATTGCACACGAAGGGCATGATTTAAATGATATCTATGTGTACGGACAAGAATATATGGGTGAAACCGTTCGTTTGGCAAAAATGAACTTACTCGTTCACAATTTACGTGGCGAAATTACCGAAGCTAACTCTTACGATAGTGATCCTTATGATGGATTAGGTAAGTTCGATTTTGTTATGGCAAATCCACCATTTAATGTAAAGTCTGTAAAAGAAAGTACGGTTAAGAACGATGAGCGTTTTTACAAATACGGTTTACCAAAAAACAAGGGAAAGAAAGACGATAAAATTTCGGATGCCAATTATTTATGGATATCCTTATTTGCAACCTCATTAAATAAAAATGGACGTGCAGGTTTCGTAATGCCTAATTCAGCTTCTGATGCTAGAAATTCAGAATACGATATCCGTAAAAATATAGTAGATTCTGGTATAGTAGATTGTATGGTGAGTATGCCGACCAATATGTTTTTAACAGTAACCTTACCTGCTACGTTATGGTTTTTCGATAAACAAAAAGTGAATACAGATCGTAAAGACCAAATCTTGTTTTTAGATGCTCGTAATGTGTATAACCAAATAGACAGGGCACATAGAGAATGGACTACAGAAAACCAGCAAAATTTGGCAGCTATTGTACGTTTATATCGTGGTGAAACTAAGCGTTATTTAGAGCTAATTGATAAGTATATAAAAGAAGCAGACCAAGCTAAAAACAACATTGCACTAGCAAAAGAGGCTCTAGTCTTACAAATTGAGAAGGTAGTTGATAGTCTGAAACAGCACATTGAAGAAACTAAAGACAGTAAACGTACACCTGCTAAAGTAAAAGCTCTAAAAAAAGCTGATTTCTTTAATCTAGTTGAAAATTTTGCAAGAAGTGAATTTAAAGAAAATGAAAGAGTATTAAATAATCTATCATACCCTATTGAAAAGACACCATTAGATAACGAAGCGCAATTGGAAGTAGCAGAACATTTAAAATGGAATGTTGCGCAAAATAAACGAGAAAGTGATGCCTTAAAACTAGATGTCAATACGCTATTAGAACTTTATAAAATAGCAGACAAAAATCTAAAGTTATCTTCAGATAAAATTTGGAGTAAGTACGATTTAGTGAAAGCCGATAAAAACCTAGAAGAGTCATACCAACTATATTTAGAAGCTACAGAGGAGGCATCGTATTGGGTAACAAACATAAATTGGTTGCAGACACATTTCCCAAAAGCCAAATATGAAGACGTAGTAGGGTTATGCAAAATGGCAAATAA